In Campylobacter mucosalis, a single window of DNA contains:
- a CDS encoding ribose-phosphate pyrophosphokinase: MRGYKIFSGTANLEFSKKIAQYLSLPLSEASIKRFSDGEISVQIGESVRGKDVFVIQPTCAPANINLMELLILTDALKRSSASSITAIVPYFGYARQDRKAAPRVPITAKLVANMMQVAGIDRVVTMDLHAGQIQGFFDIPVDNLYGSIVFNDYVKAKNLPNPIVASPDVGGVARARALAKKLELDMVIVDKRREKANESEVMNIIGDVNGKDVILVDDMIDTAGTIVKAAKAFKERGATSVMAFCTHPVLSGAAYDNLKMGYLDELVVTDTIPLKEELGCIKVVSVAPLFGETIRRIYHNESVNGLFV, translated from the coding sequence ATGAGAGGCTACAAAATTTTTTCAGGAACAGCAAATTTGGAATTTTCAAAAAAGATAGCACAGTATCTTTCTCTTCCTCTTAGTGAGGCTAGTATTAAGCGTTTTAGCGACGGCGAAATTAGCGTTCAAATAGGCGAAAGTGTGCGTGGCAAAGATGTGTTTGTTATCCAGCCAACCTGTGCTCCTGCAAATATAAATTTAATGGAACTTTTAATACTCACAGACGCACTTAAGCGAAGCTCTGCTAGTTCTATAACTGCGATAGTGCCATATTTTGGCTATGCAAGACAAGATAGAAAGGCTGCACCAAGAGTGCCGATAACCGCAAAACTTGTTGCAAATATGATGCAAGTAGCTGGGATTGACCGCGTTGTTACGATGGATTTACACGCTGGGCAAATTCAGGGCTTTTTTGACATTCCAGTTGATAACCTTTATGGAAGTATTGTTTTTAACGACTATGTAAAGGCTAAAAACCTGCCAAATCCAATTGTCGCAAGTCCAGATGTGGGTGGTGTTGCTAGAGCTAGGGCGTTAGCAAAAAAACTAGAGCTTGATATGGTTATAGTCGATAAGCGTCGCGAAAAGGCAAATGAGAGCGAAGTAATGAATATCATCGGCGACGTAAATGGTAAAGATGTGATACTAGTTGATGATATGATAGATACCGCAGGAACGATAGTAAAAGCCGCAAAAGCATTTAAAGAGCGTGGAGCAACTAGTGTAATGGCGTTTTGTACACATCCTGTACTAAGTGGTGCTGCGTATGATAACCTAAAAATGGGCTATCTTGATGAGCTTGTTGTGACAGATACCATACCTTTAAAAGAGGAGCTTGGGTGTATAAAGGTTGTTAGTGTTGCACCGCTTTTTGGCGAAACAATTAGACGAATTTATCATAATGAAAGCGTAAATGGCTTATTTGTTTGA
- the fabI gene encoding enoyl-ACP reductase FabI, whose translation MIMNGKKGLIVGVANAKSIAYGIAQACHEQGAKLAFTFLNDALKKRVEPIAAEFGSEFVYELDVNNEEHLNTIADKIRADLGEIDFIVHAVAYAPKEALEGEFINTTKEAFDIAMGTSVYSLLSLTRAVLPVLKEGGSVLTLTYLGGPKFVPHYNVMGVAKAALESSVRYLAHDLGAKNIRVNAISAGPIKTLAASGIGDFRMILHYNEVNSPLKRNVTTEDVGKSAMYLLSDLASGVTGEIHYVDCGYNTMGMADITTDDEGNTILAINK comes from the coding sequence ATGATAATGAATGGCAAAAAAGGTCTAATCGTCGGCGTTGCCAACGCCAAATCAATCGCTTACGGCATAGCACAGGCTTGTCACGAGCAGGGAGCAAAACTTGCTTTTACGTTTTTAAACGACGCTCTTAAAAAGCGTGTAGAGCCGATAGCTGCGGAGTTTGGAAGTGAATTTGTTTATGAGCTTGATGTAAATAACGAAGAGCACCTTAACACAATTGCAGATAAGATAAGAGCAGATTTAGGCGAGATAGATTTTATCGTTCACGCCGTTGCTTACGCACCAAAAGAGGCGTTAGAGGGCGAGTTTATAAACACCACAAAAGAGGCGTTTGATATCGCTATGGGGACATCTGTTTATTCGCTTTTAAGCCTTACTCGTGCGGTTTTGCCAGTGCTTAAAGAGGGTGGTTCGGTGCTTACTTTGACATATCTTGGCGGTCCAAAATTTGTGCCTCATTATAATGTTATGGGCGTTGCAAAGGCTGCACTTGAAAGCTCTGTTCGCTACTTAGCACACGATTTGGGTGCAAAAAATATCCGCGTAAATGCCATTTCAGCAGGCCCCATTAAAACACTTGCAGCTAGTGGCATAGGCGACTTTAGGATGATTTTACACTATAACGAGGTAAATTCTCCTCTAAAACGCAACGTAACGACTGAAGACGTGGGTAAATCAGCGATGTATCTTTTAAGCGATCTTGCAAGTGGCGTGACGGGTGAGATTCACTACGTTGATTGCGGATATAATACAATGGGTATGGCTGATATCACAACTGATGATGAAGGTAATACGATTTTAGCTATAAACAAATAA
- a CDS encoding triose-phosphate isomerase — protein MIFAANLKCNHTRNSFNEYALTLEQELNADENVLVFAPASAFLEGEFKFALGAQNFYPCESGAFTGEIGKAMLDEFGIKNVLIGHSERREILGESEEFLRAKFDFAVKNNWTIVYCVGESLQVFESKETKEFLTKQLSNIDLDYKNLVIAYEPIWAIGTGKSADTKQIAEILEFLATLTHAPLLYGGSVNAKNIAEICNIDSCGGVLVGTASWDASNFLNLISTAKS, from the coding sequence GTGATTTTTGCGGCCAACTTAAAGTGCAATCACACCAGAAATAGCTTTAACGAATACGCTCTAACTTTAGAGCAGGAGCTAAATGCAGATGAAAATGTTCTAGTATTTGCACCTGCTAGTGCTTTTTTGGAGGGTGAGTTTAAATTTGCCCTTGGAGCACAAAATTTCTATCCGTGTGAGAGTGGGGCGTTTACTGGCGAGATTGGCAAAGCTATGCTTGATGAGTTTGGGATAAAAAATGTTTTGATCGGACACTCAGAAAGACGTGAAATTTTAGGCGAAAGCGAGGAGTTTTTAAGGGCGAAATTTGATTTTGCTGTTAAAAACAACTGGACGATAGTTTACTGCGTGGGCGAGAGTTTGCAGGTGTTTGAGAGCAAAGAAACAAAGGAGTTTTTAACCAAACAGCTTAGCAACATTGACCTAGATTATAAAAATTTAGTTATAGCTTATGAGCCAATTTGGGCAATAGGCACCGGAAAGAGTGCAGACACCAAGCAGATAGCTGAAATTTTAGAGTTTTTAGCTACTTTAACTCACGCACCACTTTTGTATGGCGGAAGTGTAAATGCTAAAAATATTGCCGAAATTTGCAATATTGATAGTTGTGGTGGCGTTTTAGTTGGCACTGCTAGTTGGGATGCTAGTAATTTTTTAAATTTAATTAGCACGGCTAAAAGCTAA
- a CDS encoding phosphoglycerate kinase, producing the protein MDSIILVKDIDIAGKSVFIRCDFNVPMDEFGNITDDRRIFTSLPTIKYCLDQGCKIVLASHLGRPKNGYEDAFSLKPVAKRLSFLLHQDVIMAKDVIGDDAKMKAKNLKAGEILLIENLRFEKGETKNDEALAKALSEFGEIYINDAFGVCHRAHSSVEAITKFYDDNTKAAGFLLQKEINFAEKLIKKPARPFVAVVGGSKVSGKLQALKNLLPRVDKLIIGGGMAFTFLKALGENIGNSLLEEELIDEALMVLKKGKELGVKIYLPVDVVAAQSFSNESAVKFVTAQEIPAGWMGLDIGPASIRLFQEALIDAQTIWWNGPMGVFEMDKFSKGSIKISHCIAETHATTVVGGGDTADVVARAGDADEMTFISTGGGASLELIEGKELPGVKPLRKRVEA; encoded by the coding sequence ATGGACAGCATAATCTTGGTAAAAGATATCGATATCGCTGGTAAGAGCGTATTTATAAGGTGTGATTTTAACGTGCCGATGGACGAGTTTGGCAACATAACTGACGATAGGAGAATTTTTACCTCACTTCCAACCATAAAATACTGCCTTGATCAGGGCTGTAAAATCGTTTTGGCTTCGCATTTGGGACGCCCAAAAAATGGCTATGAAGACGCGTTTTCGCTAAAGCCAGTGGCAAAGCGTTTGTCATTTTTACTTCATCAAGATGTCATAATGGCAAAAGATGTCATAGGAGATGACGCTAAGATGAAGGCTAAAAACCTAAAAGCTGGTGAAATTTTACTTATTGAAAATTTACGTTTTGAAAAGGGCGAAACCAAAAACGACGAAGCTTTGGCAAAAGCTTTAAGCGAGTTTGGTGAAATTTACATAAATGACGCTTTTGGTGTTTGTCACAGAGCTCATAGTTCGGTTGAAGCTATAACAAAATTTTATGATGATAACACAAAGGCTGCTGGATTTTTGCTTCAAAAAGAGATAAATTTTGCCGAAAAGCTTATTAAAAAACCAGCACGTCCATTTGTGGCGGTAGTTGGCGGAAGTAAGGTAAGTGGCAAACTTCAGGCTTTAAAAAATCTACTTCCACGTGTTGATAAGCTAATAATTGGTGGCGGTATGGCTTTTACATTTTTAAAGGCTCTTGGTGAAAATATCGGCAACTCGCTACTTGAAGAGGAGCTTATTGACGAGGCACTTATGGTGCTTAAAAAAGGTAAGGAGTTGGGGGTTAAAATTTATTTGCCTGTCGATGTAGTCGCAGCTCAAAGCTTTTCAAATGAGAGTGCTGTAAAATTTGTAACAGCTCAAGAAATTCCAGCTGGTTGGATGGGACTTGATATAGGACCTGCTAGTATAAGACTGTTTCAAGAGGCACTAATAGACGCTCAAACCATTTGGTGGAACGGACCTATGGGTGTGTTTGAGATGGATAAATTTTCAAAAGGTAGCATAAAAATAAGCCACTGTATAGCTGAAACTCACGCAACAACCGTTGTGGGCGGTGGAGATACCGCAGACGTCGTAGCTCGTGCCGGAGATGCCGATGAGATGACGTTTATATCAACTGGTGGAGGAGCAAGTTTGGAGTTAATTGAAGGCAAAGAGCTACCAGGCGTAAAACCGCTAAGAAAAAGGGTTGAAGCGTGA
- the gap gene encoding type I glyceraldehyde-3-phosphate dehydrogenase, giving the protein MSVKIAINGFGRIGRCAARIILERSDCELVAINDTAKRDMTRYLLKFDTVHGEFKHDVRVINDDYIEVDGKKIRVFSTRDANELDFASYGADVVLECTGANLTKEKCEPFIANGVKKVVMSAPAKDDTPMYVIGVNTDSYKGEAIISNASCTTNCLAPVVKVLDDKFGVEKGLMTTIHAYTNGQSILDVKAKDFRRSRAAAVNLIPTTTGAARAIGKVMPHLLGKLNGGAIRVPVPNVSLVDLTAVLKTKVSVEDVNEAFRVASRENFKDKIFIDDEYLVSSDFMTHPASSIFVPDTTQVVCDDLVKVIAWYDNEWGYSARLVDMGVFVGGK; this is encoded by the coding sequence ATGTCAGTTAAAATCGCAATAAACGGCTTTGGTAGGATAGGTAGGTGTGCAGCACGTATTATCCTTGAGCGTAGTGACTGCGAGCTTGTGGCGATAAATGATACAGCAAAGCGTGATATGACACGTTATTTGCTAAAATTTGACACCGTGCACGGGGAGTTTAAGCACGATGTTAGAGTTATAAATGATGATTATATTGAAGTTGATGGCAAAAAAATAAGAGTTTTTTCAACTCGTGACGCAAATGAGCTTGATTTTGCCAGTTATGGTGCAGATGTTGTGCTTGAGTGTACTGGTGCAAATTTAACAAAAGAGAAGTGTGAGCCATTTATAGCAAATGGTGTTAAAAAGGTGGTAATGTCAGCCCCTGCAAAAGATGATACGCCAATGTATGTAATAGGTGTTAACACAGATAGCTACAAAGGCGAAGCTATCATATCAAACGCAAGTTGCACCACAAACTGTCTCGCCCCTGTCGTAAAAGTCCTAGATGATAAATTTGGTGTAGAAAAAGGGCTTATGACTACTATTCACGCATATACAAACGGACAAAGTATTTTAGATGTCAAAGCTAAGGATTTTAGGCGTTCTCGTGCGGCAGCTGTAAATTTAATCCCAACCACAACAGGTGCAGCAAGAGCTATCGGCAAGGTTATGCCACATTTGCTTGGTAAATTAAACGGCGGTGCTATACGTGTGCCAGTGCCAAACGTTTCGCTTGTTGATTTGACTGCTGTTTTAAAAACAAAGGTTAGCGTAGAGGATGTAAACGAAGCATTTAGAGTTGCTTCAAGAGAGAATTTTAAAGATAAAATTTTCATAGATGACGAGTATCTTGTTTCAAGCGATTTTATGACTCATCCAGCAAGCTCTATCTTTGTGCCTGATACTACGCAAGTTGTATGTGATGATCTTGTAAAAGTGATCGCTTGGTATGACAATGAGTGGGGTTACTCCGCACGTTTGGTCGATATGGGCGTGTTTGTAGGGGGTAAATAA
- the nadD gene encoding nicotinate (nicotinamide) nucleotide adenylyltransferase, with translation MKIALFGGSFDPPHMGHDSIVKNALEILDIDRLIVMPTFISPFKDEFSAPPQVRFAWVNKIWGKFDRVSISKFEIEQNRPVPTIQTARHLYDTLDIDKLYIIIGADHLSSLDKWHEIDALKKLCTFIIAKRDHIDIPSGFKTMDINEDISSSRIRNELISDRIPNQIKDEVINFYQGEQCKKFQNV, from the coding sequence ATGAAAATAGCACTTTTTGGCGGTAGCTTTGATCCGCCTCACATGGGACACGATAGTATCGTCAAAAATGCTCTTGAAATTTTAGATATCGATAGGCTTATTGTTATGCCAACGTTCATAAGCCCATTTAAAGATGAATTTTCAGCCCCACCACAGGTTAGATTTGCTTGGGTTAATAAAATTTGGGGCAAATTTGATAGAGTTAGTATAAGCAAATTTGAGATAGAACAAAATCGCCCAGTGCCAACTATTCAAACTGCTAGACACCTTTATGATACTCTTGACATAGATAAATTATATATTATAATAGGTGCGGATCATTTAAGCTCACTTGATAAGTGGCACGAGATAGACGCACTGAAAAAACTATGCACGTTTATCATCGCAAAACGCGATCATATCGATATACCAAGTGGTTTTAAGACAATGGATATAAATGAAGATATTAGCTCATCTCGCATAAGAAACGAGCTAATAAGCGATAGAATTCCAAATCAAATAAAAGATGAAGTTATCAATTTTTACCAAGGAGAGCAATGCAAGAAATTTCAAAACGTATAG
- the rsfS gene encoding ribosome silencing factor: protein MQEISKRIENIVKILDEKKAEEIQVFNMKERDYFVDYVIIATTMAERHALSLTDELKEKLKPLGEEFLGIESSGEWVVCDLGDILIHLLSAEFRAKYNIEELLNKLKNRSEI from the coding sequence ATGCAAGAAATTTCAAAACGTATAGAAAATATCGTCAAAATTTTAGACGAAAAAAAGGCTGAAGAGATTCAAGTCTTTAATATGAAAGAGCGTGATTACTTCGTTGATTACGTCATTATAGCAACTACTATGGCTGAACGCCACGCACTATCTTTAACGGACGAGCTAAAGGAGAAGCTAAAGCCCCTAGGAGAGGAGTTTTTAGGTATAGAAAGCTCAGGAGAGTGGGTCGTGTGCGATCTTGGAGATATACTCATACACCTTTTAAGTGCGGAGTTTAGAGCCAAGTACAACATAGAAGAGCTTTTAAACAAACTAAAAAACAGATCTGAAATTTAA
- a CDS encoding OmpA family protein produces MIKKIGVFAIAMILAGCASNSKNLEQMVQNEVVDTQKPLTLFVIDTSESMTKTDKHSGLSRMETAKKNLKDIILTLDTQKTNLGLISFGYVKSTDNGKDVCSLNTDIKATANVDYFNAKTELLQAQKDSYTPLAKAIDEANSFIKQQPSKKVHLIIISDGCDTCGGSPMTQLKKLESENPYVEISTYVLGYEAEEYTNCQLDKLGKYYDIKDSKDMAAALNEIGTKLAITDGNWENGVYSFNINFDFDSSYIKPEFTQNVQKLADYITKSGNKMQIQGHTDNIGNSDYNTHLSQRRANAVKEKLIELGVDSSKLEAVGYGQDAPKADNSTKEGRCENRRVEAHVIK; encoded by the coding sequence ATGATCAAAAAAATTGGAGTTTTTGCCATAGCTATGATTTTAGCAGGTTGTGCATCAAATAGCAAAAATTTAGAGCAAATGGTACAAAATGAAGTAGTAGATACTCAAAAACCACTTACGTTGTTTGTTATAGATACGTCTGAGTCGATGACAAAGACCGACAAACACTCAGGCTTAAGCAGAATGGAGACAGCAAAAAAGAACCTAAAAGACATTATCTTAACGCTAGATACGCAAAAGACAAATTTAGGGCTAATTAGCTTTGGTTACGTTAAAAGCACGGATAACGGCAAGGATGTATGTTCACTTAATACAGACATAAAAGCAACGGCTAATGTTGATTATTTTAACGCCAAAACAGAGCTACTACAAGCACAAAAAGATAGCTACACGCCACTTGCAAAAGCGATAGATGAGGCAAATAGCTTTATTAAACAACAGCCAAGCAAAAAGGTTCATCTAATCATAATAAGCGATGGTTGCGATACTTGCGGTGGAAGCCCAATGACACAGCTAAAAAAACTAGAGTCAGAAAATCCGTATGTTGAAATTTCAACCTATGTTTTAGGCTATGAGGCAGAAGAATACACAAACTGCCAACTTGACAAACTAGGCAAATACTACGACATAAAAGACTCAAAAGATATGGCAGCCGCACTAAATGAGATAGGCACAAAACTAGCCATTACTGATGGCAATTGGGAGAACGGCGTTTATAGCTTTAATATAAATTTTGACTTTGACAGCTCTTATATCAAGCCAGAATTTACACAAAACGTTCAAAAACTAGCTGACTACATCACAAAAAGTGGCAACAAAATGCAAATACAAGGCCACACTGATAATATCGGAAACAGCGACTACAACACGCACTTATCTCAAAGAAGGGCTAATGCTGTAAAAGAAAAACTTATCGAGCTTGGAGTAGATTCATCTAAACTTGAAGCTGTTGGCTATGGACAAGACGCACCAAAGGCTGATAATAGCACAAAAGAGGGAAGATGCGAAAATAGACGCGTAGAAGCTCACGTCATAAAATAA
- the mnmA gene encoding tRNA 2-thiouridine(34) synthase MnmA yields MKIMVAMSGGVDSTMTAKFLKEQGHDVQGCYMKLHSKPGYHEENIRKVNKVGDYLGIKVHILDLQDKFNEFVYDPFVKFYKDGLTPNPCALCNRFIKLGALLEFAKSQGCEKLATGHYVQVIDGLITSALDPSKDQSYFLAQVPKSALNDMIFPLGDKFKADIKELAKAVPVLSEFGTQAESSEICFVEDTYVKVLQKHYNTDLPGNVVDKNGNVIGTHQGYMHYTIGKRRGFEVYGAHEPHFVLRINAQKNEIVVGTKDDLKQKIVNLKDVNMFIDESEFECEVKIRYRSPKIKAKVKVDRSNNTATLTLNDDAFGVAAGQMCVMYNGDSVIASGFIV; encoded by the coding sequence ATGAAAATAATGGTAGCTATGAGCGGTGGCGTCGATAGCACGATGACCGCGAAATTCTTAAAAGAGCAGGGGCACGATGTGCAAGGCTGCTATATGAAACTACACTCAAAGCCTGGATATCACGAGGAGAATATACGCAAGGTAAATAAAGTCGGCGATTATCTTGGCATTAAGGTGCATATTTTGGATTTACAGGATAAATTTAACGAATTTGTCTATGATCCGTTTGTGAAATTTTACAAAGATGGCCTCACGCCAAATCCTTGTGCTTTGTGTAATAGATTTATCAAACTTGGTGCGCTTTTGGAATTTGCTAAATCGCAAGGCTGTGAGAAACTAGCCACTGGACACTATGTGCAGGTGATAGATGGTTTAATAACATCAGCGCTTGATCCCAGTAAAGATCAGAGCTATTTTTTGGCTCAAGTTCCAAAAAGTGCCTTAAATGATATGATTTTTCCGCTTGGCGATAAGTTTAAAGCCGATATAAAAGAGCTTGCAAAGGCTGTGCCAGTGTTAAGCGAGTTTGGCACACAGGCTGAAAGTAGCGAAATTTGCTTTGTTGAGGACACTTATGTTAAGGTTTTACAAAAGCATTATAACACCGACTTGCCAGGCAATGTAGTAGATAAAAATGGCAATGTCATCGGCACTCATCAGGGCTATATGCACTATACTATCGGCAAACGTCGTGGTTTTGAGGTTTATGGCGCACACGAGCCACACTTCGTGCTTAGGATAAATGCCCAGAAAAATGAAATTGTCGTTGGCACAAAAGATGATTTAAAACAAAAGATTGTAAATTTAAAAGATGTAAATATGTTTATAGATGAGAGTGAATTTGAGTGCGAGGTAAAAATTCGCTACCGAAGCCCAAAAATAAAGGCCAAGGTTAAGGTTGATCGCTCAAACAATACAGCCACTCTTACGCTAAACGATGACGCTTTTGGCGTGGCAGCTGGTCAGATGTGTGTGATGTATAACGGCGATAGCGTTATTGCTAGTGGATTTATAGTATAA
- a CDS encoding TIGR00730 family Rossman fold protein, whose translation MSEFLDEFVKFQGILGHKNKNVTFFGSARLPMSSPYCKQAKELAFMLNEAGLAVLTGGGDGIMRAANMGAYESAKAPSIAFNIRLPFEQKTNPFITNSFVFSSFTPRKFALINYSIAFVVFPGGFGTLDELFDILALTQTKLQKAKIFLVGSIFWAGLDNFIKTTLIDEKLISKDDVNLYHITDDIGFIASEILKI comes from the coding sequence TTGAGTGAGTTTTTAGACGAGTTTGTAAAATTTCAGGGAATTTTGGGGCATAAAAATAAAAATGTAACCTTTTTTGGCTCAGCTAGATTGCCGATGTCAAGCCCATATTGCAAACAGGCAAAGGAGTTAGCATTTATGCTAAATGAAGCTGGACTTGCTGTTTTAACTGGTGGTGGAGACGGCATTATGAGAGCTGCAAATATGGGAGCTTATGAGAGTGCAAAAGCTCCGAGCATAGCGTTTAATATAAGATTGCCGTTTGAGCAAAAGACAAATCCGTTTATCACAAATAGCTTTGTTTTTTCTAGCTTTACCCCAAGAAAATTTGCCCTTATAAACTACTCTATCGCTTTTGTTGTTTTTCCTGGCGGTTTTGGCACACTTGATGAGCTGTTTGATATACTTGCCCTTACTCAAACCAAACTTCAAAAAGCGAAAATTTTTCTTGTAGGCTCTATTTTTTGGGCTGGGCTTGATAATTTTATAAAAACTACACTTATTGATGAAAAACTAATCAGTAAGGATGATGTAAATTTGTATCATATCACCGATGATATCGGATTTATTGCTAGTGAAATTTTAAAAATTTAA
- the fliY gene encoding flagellar motor switch protein FliY: MMNDFFNIFVNEIKATIEGLTGRVPEVGERNDYEANAQSGIRPPVVVANVAIKGDINAKVLLVCTPVLVSAVSEWMMGEEEISRNENLGDDELDAAKEIFSNLLGAFNTSLGAQKSLPKMTFEVIGVSFLDTNANLDLSSFAKLSLFDVTLEDLNENFGFVYDSVLLNVFEPKPQAVPTPEAAKAGGLKNEFSAEEMRNINLIMDVRLPIRVRIGSKRMLLKDVLTMDIGSVIELNQLANDPLEILIGDKIIAYGEVVIIDGNFGIQITQIGTKRERLEQLKG; this comes from the coding sequence ATGATGAATGATTTTTTTAATATCTTTGTAAATGAGATAAAAGCTACGATTGAAGGGCTTACTGGCAGAGTGCCTGAAGTTGGGGAGCGAAATGACTACGAGGCAAACGCTCAAAGTGGCATAAGACCGCCTGTGGTTGTAGCAAACGTAGCTATAAAAGGCGATATAAACGCGAAAGTCTTGCTAGTTTGTACACCTGTTTTAGTGAGTGCTGTTAGCGAATGGATGATGGGTGAGGAGGAAATTTCTCGTAATGAAAATTTAGGCGATGATGAGCTTGATGCGGCTAAAGAGATATTTTCAAATCTGCTTGGCGCGTTTAACACATCTTTAGGTGCTCAAAAGAGTTTGCCAAAGATGACTTTTGAAGTGATTGGAGTTAGCTTTCTTGACACTAATGCCAATCTAGACTTAAGCTCGTTTGCAAAACTTTCTTTGTTTGATGTGACGCTTGAAGATCTAAACGAAAATTTCGGTTTTGTGTATGATAGTGTGCTTTTAAATGTTTTTGAGCCAAAACCACAAGCCGTGCCAACTCCTGAAGCAGCTAAAGCTGGTGGTTTAAAAAACGAGTTTAGTGCTGAGGAGATGAGAAATATCAATCTCATAATGGACGTTAGGTTGCCTATTCGCGTTCGTATCGGCTCAAAACGTATGCTTTTAAAAGATGTTTTGACTATGGACATAGGCTCTGTTATCGAGCTTAATCAACTAGCAAATGATCCGCTTGAAATTTTAATAGGAGATAAGATTATTGCTTATGGCGAGGTTGTGATTATTGATGGAAACTTTGGAATTCAGATCACTCAAATAGGCACAAAACGCGAACGTTTAGAGCAACTAAAGGGCTAG
- the fliM gene encoding flagellar motor switch protein FliM, which yields MADILSQEEIDALLEVVDEGGDAVEMEVPESTKDERQIIIYDFKRPNRVSKEQLRAIKGIHDKLARNLASQISSVMRSIVEIRLHSVDQMTYGEFLMSLPSPTSFNVFSIKPLDGNCILEINPSIAFPMIDRLLGGNGENFETSRELTDIEINLLDAVLRMIMQRLKESWAMITDMYPNVEAKESSPNVVQIVSQNEIVIMVVMEIIVGNSSGMINICYPVIYLEPILSRLANRDIMLGETSAKKSRNKELKTLIGRAEILYEAILGKTVISVNEFLDLKEGDILRLDRGADDKAIVSIDKKEVFLAEVGLHRFRKSIKIEQLIRSDKDEIKSILERYEEERKAKLVAYEHEENNQEEENDEYDE from the coding sequence ATGGCAGATATTTTAAGTCAAGAAGAGATAGACGCGCTACTTGAAGTTGTCGATGAGGGTGGCGACGCTGTCGAAATGGAGGTGCCTGAGAGCACAAAAGATGAAAGACAGATAATTATTTATGACTTTAAACGCCCAAACAGAGTAAGCAAAGAGCAACTTCGTGCGATTAAAGGTATACACGATAAACTTGCAAGAAATTTGGCCTCTCAAATTTCAAGTGTTATGAGAAGTATCGTTGAAATCAGGCTTCATAGCGTAGATCAGATGACTTATGGCGAGTTTTTGATGAGTCTTCCAAGCCCTACAAGTTTTAACGTATTTTCAATCAAACCGCTTGATGGAAACTGCATTTTAGAGATAAATCCGAGCATTGCTTTTCCGATGATCGACCGTCTTTTGGGCGGAAATGGCGAAAATTTTGAAACAAGCAGAGAGCTTACTGATATCGAGATAAACCTGCTTGATGCCGTGCTTAGAATGATAATGCAACGCCTAAAAGAGAGTTGGGCGATGATAACTGATATGTATCCAAACGTTGAAGCAAAAGAGAGCTCCCCAAACGTCGTACAAATCGTTAGTCAAAATGAGATTGTCATAATGGTTGTAATGGAGATTATCGTAGGCAACTCAAGTGGCATGATAAACATTTGCTATCCTGTTATATATCTTGAGCCGATTTTAAGTCGCCTCGCAAACCGCGACATAATGCTTGGCGAAACGAGTGCAAAAAAGAGTCGAAATAAAGAGCTAAAAACGCTTATCGGCAGGGCTGAAATTTTATATGAGGCGATACTTGGAAAGACTGTTATTAGCGTAAATGAGTTTTTGGACTTAAAAGAGGGTGATATTTTAAGACTTGATAGGGGAGCTGATGATAAGGCTATTGTTTCGATTGATAAAAAAGAGGTATTTTTAGCTGAAGTAGGGCTTCATCGCTTTAGAAAATCAATTAAGATCGAGCAACTCATACGCTCTGATAAAGATGAGATTAAGAGTATACTAGAACGCTACGAAGAGGAGCGAAAGGCAAAACTTGTAGCATACGAACACGAAGAAAACAACCAAGAAGAAGAGAACGATGAATATGATGAATGA